The genomic region GAGTTCCAGGTAAAGGTAAAGTCCCCTGCAGCTCCAGTCGTAGCTGTTCCGATGAGATTTCCCCCAAGGTACACCCGAATCTGCACATTTGCAGGTCCCTGGCCGCTGAAAACGACACTTTGCCCCGGCTGCACCGCATCGCCACTCACCAGAGTTTTAGCCCCAACAGTCACCGAGAGGAGCTGCGGAGCCTGAGTAACTCCTGGAGAGGGCGAAGGTGAAGGCGATGCTCCAGGACCTCCTCCACCCGGGCCACAACCAAAAAGCCCCAGAACTACAGCAAGAACAGTAATCCCCACCAGAACCTCCTGAGCGCGCATGTTCCCACTCCCTTCGTAAAAAGGATGTTTCCATTATACCACTAAGCCGTTTCCTTCTCTTTCTTTTTCTTCTTGCGGGGCCGGCACTTTCCGTACGTTCCCATGAAGATTTTTCCCCGCCGGGTGCGGTGGTCTCCCTTACCCATGGTAAACCCCCCTTCTCGGTTTTTTGCTCCTAAGTATACCTGAAGCACTCCTTGAGAAGGAAGAGTTCTGGTACAATGAAAGACATGGAAAGGATAGTGTTCTCGCTTACCGAACTCCTTGGGGTACTCGAGGAGACTGTTGATGTTCTCTTCCCTTCTGCAGTTTGGGTCACAGCAGAAATTGCTGACATCCGATGTGACCAATCCGGCCACTGGTACCTGGAACTTGTAGAAAAGCAGGACGGAGAGCTCAAAGCCCGAGTTCGGGGAACCATCTGGGCGTCCCTCTATCCTGCCATTGCCACTCCTTTCCGCGTCCTAACTGGCCAGAATCTGGCAAAGGG from Candidatus Caldatribacterium sp. harbors:
- a CDS encoding 30S ribosomal protein THX gives rise to the protein MGKGDHRTRRGKIFMGTYGKCRPRKKKKKEKETA